The following DNA comes from Frankia casuarinae.
TGGGAGTCTGCGAGGGGGCGATGTTCAGCGAGACGACCGTCGCGCTTCCACCCGGATCGGCGTTGGTGATGTTCACCGACGGCCTGGTGGAGTCGCGACGCCGACCGCTCGTGGACGGCCTGGACAATCTTCGACGCGGTCTTACCACACAGCGGGCCCGGGCTGCCGCGGTAGGCCTCGAGGCGGTCGAAGTCGCAGCGGGTGCCGACGTGGCGGCCGGAGGCGAGGGCGAGGGCATGAGCGCGGAACGGACCGAGAAGGCGGAACGGACCGAGAAGGCGGAACGGACCGGGAAGGCGGGGACGGATCGGCGGGCCCCCGGCCCGTCGCTCGGCCCACCCCCCGGGGTGCCGGAACGCCGCTCCTGGGCGGACCGGCGGCGCCGGGCGCGCAGGGTGAACTTCGCGGCGCGTAGCTGGTTCGGTCCGGACACCGTCAACGGCCCCGGCGAGGGCCCCGTCGAGGAGACCGCCCGCACGCTGCTCGAACGGTGCCTGATCGCCGCCGATCTCCCGGCCCGGACCGACGACGACACCGCCATGGTGGTGCTCACCACGCAGGCCGTGAACCCGCCATTGCTCGAACTCGCGTTGCCCGCGGTGGCCGCGTCGGCAGGCGAGGCCCGGACAGCGATGCGTTCGGTCCTCGCCGAATGCGGGATCACCTCCGTCGAGGACGCGACGCTGCTGGTCAGCGAGGTGGTGACGAACGCGGTGCTGCACGCCCGCAGTGATCTGGTACTGCGGGCGTCGATGGAACCCGGTCGGCTGCGGATCAGTGTCGAGGACCGGGAAGGCGCGCGTCTGCCCCGGCCCGGCGCGGCCGCGGAGAACAAACCCGAGCCCGAGTCGGGGTGGGGCCTGCTGCTGGTCGAGGCGCTGGCGCTGGCCTGGGGCGTGGAGATGACCCCCGGGGGCAAGCGTGTCTGGTTCGACATCGAGATACCCGACCAGGAGCCGGGTGCTGCCGGCCCGACGAGACCGATCGTTGGACCCGATCCGTCTCCCTCGGCGGGCCCGTCCCGGAAGCCTCCTCTCGACCCGCCGATCCAGGGCCGGTGCTGGGGATAGCATCCGGGGCCGGGCCACCTGACGGGCCGGGCCACCTGACGAGCCGGGCCAAGGCCGCGTGATCAGGCGGTGGCGACGGCGCGGGCGGCCCATTCGTCCTCGGCCTTGCGCACGATGTTGCGCAGCATTCCACCGAAGACGGCCGCGTGGAACGGGCTGACCGACCACCAGTAGAGCTGCCCGGGAAGTCCGCGGGGCAGGAAACTCGCGCGCTGCGAGTAGGTCGTGGTGCCCTCGGAGTCCACCATCGAGCGTAGTTCCAGCCATGCCTCGCCAGGCAGCTTCATCTCGGCACGCAGCCGGAGCAGGTGGCCCGGTTCGATCTCCTCGACCCGCCAGAAGTCCAGCGCCTCCCCGACGTGCACCCGCTGCGGATCACGCCGACCCCGGCGCAGACCGACGCCACCGAGGGCGGTGTCCAGCCAGCCGCGGGCGGACCAGGCCAGGGGCCACGAGTACCAGCCGTTGTCGCCCCCGATGCCCTCGATGACGTGCCACAGACAGGCCGGCGGCGCCGCCACGGCCATGCTGCGCTCGTCGACGTAGAGGGATCCCCCGGCCCACTGCGGGTCGGTCGGCAGGGGCTCGTTCGGGGGGTGCGTGGCACCGGCGCCGTCCCCGTCGTCCGATGCGCCTCCCGAACCCGGCCACACCGCCGTCGACCATCGGGTCTTCACCGAACGCGCCCGCACCCGGGCCAGCGCGAGGGCCACCGCGGCGTCGAAGGGCAGCAGTCCCTCGGCAGGATCGGGGATCCAGCGGGCGACCTGGTGGTCGTGGACCACCACCTCGTTGCGCAAGGAACGGATGAGCGGCCTCGCGATGCCGCCCGGCACCGGGGTGACGAGCCCGACCCACAGCGAGGACAGTTCGGGGGACAGGATCGGAACCGGGACGATGATCCGGCGCCGCAGCCCCTCGATGGCGGCGAAGCGCTGCATCATCTCCGCATAGGTCAGGATGTCCGGGCCGCCCACGTCGAAGGTGCCCTCGACGTCGTCGGGGACGTCCAGAGCGCCGATCAGATAGTGCAGCACGTCCCGGACGGCGATTGGCTGGATCCTGGTCCGCACCCAGCGCGGCGTCAGCATCACCGGCAGGCGCTCCGTCAGGTAGCGCAGCATCTCGAACGAGGCGCTGCCGCTGCCGATGACGACCGCCGCACGCAGCACGATCGTCGGAACCCCCGAGCCGAGCAGGATCCTCCCGACCTCCTGGCGGGAGCTCAGATGGGCGGACGTGCCACCCGTCGTCGCCGGGCCCAGCCCGCCGAGGTAGACGATCCTGCGGACATCGGCCGCCCGGGCCGCGGCGGCGAAGGCGTTCGCCGCCCGCCGGTCGACCGCGGAGAAGTCACCACCACTGTCGATCGAGTGGATGAGGTAGTAGGCGACCTCGATCCCGTCGAGTGCGGACCGCAACGACTCCGGATCCCGGGCGTCGGCGCGGACGACCTCCGCCCGGACGGCCCACGGGATGTCCCGCAGCCGGACGGGATCCCGGGTCATGACCCGGACGTGGTGGCCACGGTCGAG
Coding sequences within:
- a CDS encoding ATP-binding SpoIIE family protein phosphatase codes for the protein MRRSASAGLRAAREAVRALCHGARGDHDDGSGGSDPSFLADAGLVLGTSLDPDRVVDLIAGLAVPRLGTGALVWLREGDQVRLGASVFHDPKVGKIMRAIVATRPPQLADEFPPGVVMREGQTYCLPDFDELRPVPLFPYELAYQQFRRIQSGPTVTVPLPAHGRILGAITVGRSTGFYSGAEVNLLEDFARRGAVALENAQRFREAQESALTLQRSLLPAHPPALDGVEIAMEYRPGTAGTEVGGDLYDVIPLAGGRVGVAIGDVMGRGLHAAAVMGQLRAALRAYALEDWSPVEVLTRLDRVVGLLPGLQLATCMYAVYDRNTGRATIASAGHLAPLVILPDEDPDYLVLDPGLPLGVCEGAMFSETTVALPPGSALVMFTDGLVESRRRPLVDGLDNLRRGLTTQRARAAAVGLEAVEVAAGADVAAGGEGEGMSAERTEKAERTEKAERTGKAGTDRRAPGPSLGPPPGVPERRSWADRRRRARRVNFAARSWFGPDTVNGPGEGPVEETARTLLERCLIAADLPARTDDDTAMVVLTTQAVNPPLLELALPAVAASAGEARTAMRSVLAECGITSVEDATLLVSEVVTNAVLHARSDLVLRASMEPGRLRISVEDREGARLPRPGAAAENKPEPESGWGLLLVEALALAWGVEMTPGGKRVWFDIEIPDQEPGAAGPTRPIVGPDPSPSAGPSRKPPLDPPIQGRCWG
- a CDS encoding SDR family oxidoreductase, which encodes MRILVTGATGYIGGRLAPRLLDRGHHVRVMTRDPVRLRDIPWAVRAEVVRADARDPESLRSALDGIEVAYYLIHSIDSGGDFSAVDRRAANAFAAAARAADVRRIVYLGGLGPATTGGTSAHLSSRQEVGRILLGSGVPTIVLRAAVVIGSGSASFEMLRYLTERLPVMLTPRWVRTRIQPIAVRDVLHYLIGALDVPDDVEGTFDVGGPDILTYAEMMQRFAAIEGLRRRIIVPVPILSPELSSLWVGLVTPVPGGIARPLIRSLRNEVVVHDHQVARWIPDPAEGLLPFDAAVALALARVRARSVKTRWSTAVWPGSGGASDDGDGAGATHPPNEPLPTDPQWAGGSLYVDERSMAVAAPPACLWHVIEGIGGDNGWYSWPLAWSARGWLDTALGGVGLRRGRRDPQRVHVGEALDFWRVEEIEPGHLLRLRAEMKLPGEAWLELRSMVDSEGTTTYSQRASFLPRGLPGQLYWWSVSPFHAAVFGGMLRNIVRKAEDEWAARAVATA